The following are encoded in a window of Bacteroidota bacterium genomic DNA:
- a CDS encoding LemA family protein: MSKGTIILIATVLLLAIFGMNGCSTYNGLVESREQVRKTWQNVEAAYQLRLDKIPNLVATVKGQADFERSTLEAVINARANATKVTINPEKLDDASMKQFQEAQGNVSSALARLMVVVEQYPDLKTNAGFTELRAEISETENMIKKSRTDYNEITGTFNTRVQKFPGNIWAGIFGFQTMPYFESDAGAEKAPKVDFETK, encoded by the coding sequence ATGAGTAAAGGAACAATTATTCTGATTGCAACCGTTCTTCTTCTGGCTATTTTCGGTATGAATGGCTGCAGCACGTACAACGGTCTGGTTGAATCGCGCGAGCAGGTTCGCAAAACCTGGCAGAACGTGGAAGCGGCTTATCAGCTGCGTCTGGATAAAATTCCCAATCTGGTAGCCACGGTAAAAGGGCAGGCTGATTTTGAGCGTTCTACGCTGGAAGCTGTAATTAATGCCCGCGCCAACGCAACAAAAGTAACCATCAACCCCGAAAAGCTGGATGACGCTTCAATGAAGCAGTTTCAGGAAGCGCAGGGCAATGTATCTTCGGCGCTGGCCCGTTTGATGGTGGTGGTGGAGCAATATCCTGACCTGAAAACCAATGCCGGATTTACCGAACTCCGCGCCGAGATTTCGGAAACGGAAAACATGATTAAGAAATCACGTACGGATTACAACGAAATTACCGGGACGTTCAATACCCGTGTGCAGAAGTTTCCGGGCAATATCTGGGCGGGCATTTTTGGTTTCCAGACCATGCCTTATTTCGAAAGCGATGCCGGAGCGGAGAAAGCCCCGAAGGTTGATTTTGAAACCAAATAA
- a CDS encoding TPM domain-containing protein, translated as MSAAHDLLHEAEQAQLVEAITRAESRTSGEIRIHLENWCWFGPQWRARRVFRKLGMQHTQAHTGVLIYVAVRSHKIAIIGDSGINQVVPAGFWDQIVEQLRQDFRAKRFAQGLTTAVEHCGLQLASHFPGNSDNPNELTNEISFG; from the coding sequence ATGTCGGCCGCACACGATCTTTTGCATGAAGCCGAGCAGGCGCAACTGGTAGAAGCCATTACCCGTGCTGAATCGCGCACGAGTGGTGAAATTCGCATCCACCTCGAAAACTGGTGCTGGTTTGGTCCGCAATGGCGTGCCCGGCGTGTGTTTCGTAAGCTGGGTATGCAACACACGCAGGCGCATACCGGTGTGCTGATTTACGTGGCAGTGCGTTCGCATAAAATAGCCATTATTGGCGACAGCGGCATTAATCAGGTGGTGCCTGCTGGTTTCTGGGATCAGATTGTGGAGCAGTTGCGTCAGGATTTTCGTGCCAAACGTTTTGCGCAAGGATTAACTACGGCAGTAGAGCATTGCGGATTGCAGCTGGCCTCGCATTTCCCCGGCAATTCGGATAATCCGAATGAGCTTACCAATGAAATAAGTTTCGGATGA
- a CDS encoding T9SS type A sorting domain-containing protein, whose translation MYRLLFLLFLALSQPLAAQWTNLNSGTTNWLRDVDFISADTGFVAGYSGTILKTTDGGSSWTSLSSNTTNNLFGVCFISSSTGWVCGSNGTILKTTNGGQTWVSQTSPQLSTLHELFFVDSLNGYIAGETGTCLKTTNGGATWTILSIATGNGKVSVFFNNIDTGYIAGIGTFDAVMKTTNAGTNWSNIFYNYFEEISSIYFTDVNNGFAVSSVNNLVYKTTNGGLTWTNQTPSGNGGLYAVTFPTPSSGYIVGGFPGNGKILNTNNAGNTWSAQTSPSTEPLFGVSFADSLTGYAVGRNGTIIKTTNGGGVGMNNDQLASAWSLQPNPASTIIQIQSEYAISEVNILDVSGKTIMQNSFNASILDISNIAAGVYIVEIVTEKGVSRKKIIKQG comes from the coding sequence ATGTATCGATTACTCTTTTTACTGTTTCTTGCTCTTTCGCAACCCTTAGCCGCCCAGTGGACAAACCTTAATTCAGGCACTACAAACTGGCTGCGCGATGTGGATTTTATTTCGGCCGACACGGGTTTTGTGGCCGGCTATTCAGGTACAATTCTGAAAACTACAGACGGAGGCTCCAGCTGGACATCCTTATCCTCAAACACAACCAATAATCTTTTCGGTGTGTGCTTCATTTCATCGTCAACGGGTTGGGTATGCGGAAGCAACGGAACTATTTTAAAAACCACCAATGGCGGGCAAACATGGGTTTCGCAAACTTCGCCGCAATTAAGTACACTGCATGAATTGTTTTTTGTGGATTCACTCAACGGGTATATTGCCGGTGAAACTGGCACATGCCTGAAAACCACAAACGGCGGCGCTACATGGACAATTCTGAGTATTGCAACGGGCAATGGAAAAGTATCCGTATTCTTTAACAACATTGACACCGGCTACATTGCCGGCATCGGAACATTTGATGCTGTGATGAAAACAACCAATGCAGGAACAAACTGGTCGAACATCTTTTACAACTATTTTGAGGAAATAAGCTCAATATACTTTACCGATGTGAATAACGGATTTGCCGTAAGCAGCGTAAACAATCTGGTATATAAAACCACAAACGGCGGCCTGACCTGGACAAACCAAACACCTTCGGGTAATGGGGGTTTGTATGCTGTAACCTTTCCCACACCGTCAAGCGGCTATATTGTGGGTGGTTTTCCCGGCAACGGCAAAATTCTTAACACGAACAATGCCGGTAATACCTGGTCTGCCCAAACGTCTCCATCAACCGAGCCATTATTCGGTGTAAGTTTTGCTGACAGCCTCACAGGCTATGCGGTGGGAAGAAACGGAACAATTATTAAAACCACCAATGGCGGCGGTGTGGGCATGAACAACGATCAATTGGCCTCGGCATGGAGCTTACAGCCCAATCCGGCTTCAACAATAATTCAGATACAAAGCGAGTACGCAATTTCTGAAGTAAATATTCTCGATGTGAGCGGGAAAACAATTATGCAAAACAGTTTCAACGCATCAATACTGGATATCAGCAATATTGCCGCTGGCGTGTATATCGTTGAAATTGTAACCGAAAAAGGGGTATCGCGCAAAAAAATTATTAAACAGGGATAA
- a CDS encoding TPM domain-containing protein, translated as MSNRLYKLLLLIGFLFGQLSLWAQTDRYKGIPDAPDPPRLVNNLSKAFPDFLSASETAALEEKLLRFNNETSNQITIVIVDDLAGYAAWEYATYIGEKWGVGTKGFDNGVVILVKPTGGKGQRDVFVAVGEGLHAKINATRNSHVVNDILIPRFANGDFYGALDEATDALMKMARDAFDDADAAVKPKKKSRRYTALIILFVVVVVFIYVIKGGGGGGSTFGGRGFGGFGGFGGGWGGGGSWGGGGSWGGGGGGFGGFGGGGFGGGGSGGKW; from the coding sequence ATGAGCAACCGGCTGTATAAACTCCTTCTTCTGATCGGATTTTTATTCGGCCAGCTGAGCCTTTGGGCGCAAACCGACCGCTACAAGGGCATTCCCGATGCGCCTGATCCGCCGCGACTGGTAAACAACCTTTCCAAAGCGTTTCCCGATTTTCTTTCAGCGAGCGAAACAGCGGCGCTGGAAGAAAAACTGCTCAGGTTCAATAACGAAACATCCAATCAGATCACCATTGTTATTGTGGATGATCTGGCCGGTTATGCCGCGTGGGAATATGCCACCTACATCGGCGAAAAATGGGGCGTGGGCACCAAAGGCTTCGACAATGGTGTGGTGATTCTCGTGAAACCTACCGGTGGCAAAGGTCAGCGCGATGTGTTTGTAGCCGTAGGTGAAGGACTACACGCAAAAATTAACGCCACCCGCAACAGCCACGTTGTAAACGATATTCTCATTCCGCGTTTTGCCAATGGCGATTTCTACGGTGCACTCGACGAGGCCACGGATGCACTAATGAAAATGGCCCGCGATGCATTTGACGATGCAGATGCTGCCGTGAAACCCAAAAAGAAATCGCGCCGCTATACCGCATTGATTATTCTTTTTGTGGTAGTGGTGGTTTTTATTTATGTGATCAAAGGCGGCGGTGGCGGTGGAAGTACGTTTGGCGGACGTGGTTTTGGCGGCTTTGGTGGCTTTGGCGGCGGCTGGGGCGGCGGCGGCAGTTGGGGCGGCGGTGGAAGCTGGGGCGGCGGTGGTGGTGGATTCGGGGGATTTGGAGGAGGTGGATTTGGCGGCGGCGGCTCGGGGGGGAAGTGGTAG